The Diospyros lotus cultivar Yz01 chromosome 11, ASM1463336v1, whole genome shotgun sequence region ATAAGGCAAttccatttttgaaaataaaagcaTTAATAACCATCCAACTATTGGAAAACACAAACAGCTTGTAAATGCTCAGTACACAAAGATCCAAAACTTTTCTTCTTGCAAAATTCTATTAAAGCCAAACAAAACCAGACTCAAAGTTGGCCTCCAACCTTAAGATGTTGCAGCACCTCCCTTCTTCCTTGGGGCTGCTTCGGTGCCTAACCAAtgaataaaattggaaaactcAAGACTCCGAAAGATATAACTAAAGCAAAAGGCAAAATATCAATTGACTAAGAGTACCAAATTGATTTACCTTCTCTGAAACCACTCTTAAACCTGCGGGGAACATGACGGAGATACCTCATCCGGCCAGTTCCGGTGGTCTTCCTTCGAATTGCCTTCACACTCCAGTTATCTGAAAACAAACCCGGCGGGTCACATCAATTTGCAAAACATCTCTGATTTTTGTCGTCCCAAAAACAGGCTTTAAAAGATGTCCATATTTCCTGACCTTAAGTTTAATATGACACAGTAGTAACAATGGGATCAAGAAATTACATATCCAAAAAGAGCTGCATCAATTTTCAGCAAAATATGCACAGGACGAATATGatttattgaatttaatgaaTACCATCAACAAATCAACATCTACTCAACGGGTCAGGGCCCAAAACTCAGTTGCACACATCAATAACAATTAAGAAGATTTCAACTAAATGTAGATACCATGAGGAAATGGATCTTTTGGATACTGCAAACAAGATATACACCCCATAGTCTGGGTCTCATTGTGTTTGTTGCCAAGATTCCACCAAATCTCAAATCTATCCAAACTCAGTAATGCTTTCTTCATGatgattttcttcttccattcttTCAATGTTACAAGAATGGGGCCAAGCCTTGGTAGCAAAGGTTGCCCCTTTGTGACCAGAAGGTTACAGTATAGGTGCAAAATGGCCCGTGGTGGGCCAGCCTGTTTTGGCTCCtgtttaaaagaataaagaataaattcaaAATGGCACTTAATTGCTAGCAAATCAAACAATTGCTCTTTTACTCCCCAAATTTGACTGCGTTCCAGCAATTGCCAGGAATGATCTAACTTGGAGAGTGCAGCAATAGTTTGAAactcc contains the following coding sequences:
- the LOC127813689 gene encoding 60S ribosomal protein L37-3-like, with the protein product MGKGTGSFGKRRNKTHTLCVRCGRRSFHLQKSRCAACAFPAARKRTYNWSVKAIRRKTTGTGRMRYLRHVPRRFKSGFREGTEAAPRKKGGAATS